The following proteins are encoded in a genomic region of Synechococcus sp. CBW1002:
- a CDS encoding MBL fold metallo-hydrolase: MLPFHGSNEPADCSDAPIELAPDVWWVGRRLPDDRFQCHAYYLRNGNNGVLIDPGSPLTIETTLAKVARIDDLSAIRYLVCHHCDPDIAAALPMLSERLSRPDIQVVTEWRAMALLRHYGHRFDYYLVEEQNWRLPLEGDRALEFQLTPYLHFPGAMVSYDTASRILFSSDLFGGFVPDAANLICRDLDVLIASAKPFHQHYMPSTELLSAGLTRVQQRWPQIAMIAPQHGHVVPGPLVEEAFSRLKALECGIFALADADIDLKRLLRIAEARSRLFQVLLSQAAPTQMLVTLKLVLQRIRGVRDCVLSIDLPDQGWTSWSGTPPEPRLEGPPPSWEQVELSTQPPTKLSLLIDDQIPVDEDVLRMLKDITPSLQSWIDGVVEEHQDHLRT; encoded by the coding sequence GTGCTTCCTTTTCATGGGAGCAACGAGCCTGCTGATTGCTCCGATGCCCCGATCGAACTGGCTCCCGATGTGTGGTGGGTCGGGCGTCGCCTGCCGGACGACCGCTTCCAGTGCCATGCCTATTACCTGCGCAATGGCAACAATGGGGTTCTGATTGACCCGGGCTCGCCGCTCACGATCGAGACCACCCTGGCCAAGGTGGCCCGGATCGACGACCTGAGTGCGATTCGTTATCTGGTCTGTCACCACTGCGATCCTGATATCGCGGCGGCCCTGCCGATGTTGTCCGAGCGCCTCAGCCGGCCGGATATTCAGGTGGTCACCGAATGGCGGGCGATGGCGCTTCTGCGCCATTACGGCCACCGTTTTGATTATTATCTTGTGGAGGAACAGAATTGGCGTCTGCCTCTGGAAGGGGATCGAGCTCTTGAGTTTCAGCTCACGCCCTATCTGCACTTCCCTGGAGCGATGGTGTCGTATGACACGGCCTCCAGGATTCTGTTCTCCTCCGATCTGTTCGGCGGCTTTGTCCCCGATGCCGCCAATCTGATCTGCCGGGACCTTGATGTTCTGATCGCCAGTGCCAAGCCCTTTCATCAGCACTACATGCCCAGCACGGAGCTGCTGTCGGCTGGGTTGACCCGGGTCCAGCAGCGCTGGCCCCAGATCGCCATGATCGCCCCCCAGCACGGCCATGTCGTGCCTGGCCCGCTGGTGGAGGAGGCCTTCAGCCGGCTCAAGGCTCTGGAGTGCGGCATCTTCGCCCTGGCGGATGCCGATATCGATCTGAAGCGCTTATTGCGCATTGCCGAGGCCCGTAGCCGCCTGTTTCAGGTGCTCCTGTCCCAGGCCGCCCCTACCCAGATGCTGGTCACCCTCAAGCTGGTGCTGCAGCGTATCCGCGGAGTCCGCGATTGCGTGCTCTCGATTGACCTGCCTGATCAGGGGTGGACCAGCTGGAGTGGCACACCACCGGAACCGCGGCTGGAAGGGCCGCCGCCGAGCTGGGAGCAGGTGGAGCTCAGCACCCAACCTCCGACGAAGCTGTCGCTGCTGATCGACGACCAGATCCCTGTGGATGAGGATGTTCTGAGGATGCTGAAGGACATCACTCCATCTCTTCAGTCGTGGATTGATGGTGTGGTGGAGGAGCATCAGGATCATCTGCGCACTTGA
- the pyrF gene encoding orotidine-5'-phosphate decarboxylase — translation MTSPVPSPADQVAADQLIVALDGMDGTQALSFAERIPELRWVKVGLELFTAAGPAVIAELRDRGLRVFLDLKFHDIPATMAGACRSAARLGAELITVHACAGGDALAAAQAGATLAAEQAGLPQPTLLAVTVLTSWDAARFAAELAIEEPLTTYVPRLAELAVAAGLGGCVCSPLEVEALRRRYPVPFALVTPGIRPAGAAAGDQQRVWSPAEAIAAGSSQLVIGRPITAAEDPTAAFDQCCRQLAAAAGQGSAAVMPDLH, via the coding sequence ATGACCTCTCCTGTTCCCTCGCCGGCCGATCAGGTTGCTGCCGATCAGCTGATCGTGGCCCTCGACGGCATGGATGGCACCCAGGCCCTCAGCTTCGCGGAGAGGATTCCGGAGCTGCGCTGGGTGAAGGTGGGGCTGGAGCTGTTCACTGCCGCCGGCCCTGCGGTGATCGCCGAGCTGCGTGATCGGGGGCTTCGGGTGTTTCTCGATCTCAAGTTCCACGACATCCCCGCCACCATGGCAGGCGCCTGCCGCAGCGCTGCTCGCCTCGGCGCCGAGCTGATCACCGTGCATGCCTGCGCCGGCGGCGATGCCCTGGCCGCCGCCCAGGCCGGCGCCACCCTGGCTGCCGAGCAGGCGGGTCTGCCCCAACCCACCCTGCTGGCGGTCACGGTACTGACCAGCTGGGATGCCGCTCGCTTCGCTGCTGAGCTGGCGATCGAGGAGCCCCTGACCACCTACGTGCCCCGCCTCGCTGAACTGGCCGTCGCGGCCGGTCTCGGCGGCTGTGTCTGCTCTCCGCTGGAAGTGGAGGCTTTGCGGCGGCGCTACCCGGTACCTTTCGCTCTGGTCACCCCGGGGATCCGGCCGGCGGGAGCCGCGGCGGGGGACCAGCAGCGGGTCTGGAGTCCGGCAGAAGCGATTGCGGCCGGTTCCAGCCAGCTGGTGATCGGCCGACCGATCACGGCCGCCGAGGATCCTACTGCTGCCTTTGATCAGTGCTGCCGCCAACTCGCGGCTGCCGCTGGCCAGGGTTCGGCCGCTGTTATGCCTGATCTGCACTAG
- the tyrS gene encoding tyrosine--tRNA ligase: MQGVGAMPVGETMALPGWLQRGLVDLFPAGSAAADPDQLLGSRLAEAEAAGRPLRVKLGIDPTGSDIHLGHSILFRKLRAFQDAGHTAVLIIGDFTARIGDPTGKSSTRVQLDAEAVEANARTYLEQLGQGQPRERALLDFETPGRLEVRRNSEWLAGLDLPQVIELLGISTVGQMLAKEDFANRYGSGTPISLHEFLYPLLQGYDSVAVQADLELGGTDQKFNVAMGRDLQRHFGQRPQFGLLLPILPGLDGVQKMSKSLGNTVGLRDDPLTMYSKLEKVPDAVVDAYLTLLTDSDLAALPANPRERQRAMALEITRARHGAEAAAQAQADAARLVAGAAGSGAADAEVPEASLAAVNFPARAFYLLAAVGLCASSSEARRAIQGGGVRLDGQKLADPNQEFADTAVLDGKVLQLGKKTFRRLVAG, from the coding sequence ATGCAAGGGGTTGGCGCCATGCCAGTGGGGGAGACCATGGCGCTTCCCGGCTGGCTTCAGCGTGGGCTGGTGGATCTCTTCCCGGCCGGCAGCGCCGCCGCCGATCCCGATCAGCTGCTCGGATCTCGCCTGGCTGAGGCTGAGGCCGCTGGCCGTCCCCTGCGGGTGAAGCTGGGGATCGATCCCACCGGCAGCGACATCCACCTGGGGCACAGCATCCTGTTCCGCAAGCTGAGGGCCTTTCAGGATGCGGGCCATACGGCCGTGTTGATCATCGGCGACTTCACCGCCCGCATTGGTGACCCCACCGGTAAGAGCAGCACGCGGGTGCAGCTTGACGCCGAGGCGGTGGAGGCCAACGCCCGCACCTATCTCGAACAGCTGGGTCAGGGGCAGCCGAGGGAACGGGCCCTGCTGGATTTCGAGACGCCGGGTCGGCTGGAGGTGCGCCGCAACAGCGAATGGCTGGCGGGACTGGATCTGCCCCAGGTGATCGAGTTGCTGGGCATCAGCACGGTTGGGCAGATGCTGGCCAAGGAGGATTTTGCCAACCGCTACGGCTCCGGCACACCGATCTCCCTGCATGAATTTCTCTACCCCTTGCTGCAGGGCTACGACTCGGTGGCGGTACAGGCCGATCTCGAGCTGGGCGGCACCGACCAGAAGTTCAATGTGGCCATGGGCCGCGATCTGCAGCGCCACTTTGGCCAGCGGCCCCAGTTCGGGCTGCTGTTGCCGATCCTGCCGGGCCTCGATGGGGTGCAGAAGATGAGCAAGAGCCTGGGCAACACGGTGGGCCTGCGGGACGATCCGTTGACGATGTATTCGAAGTTGGAGAAGGTGCCCGATGCCGTGGTGGACGCCTACCTCACTCTTCTGACCGATTCCGATCTGGCTGCCCTGCCGGCTAACCCGCGCGAACGCCAGAGGGCGATGGCCCTGGAGATCACCCGGGCCCGCCACGGCGCCGAGGCGGCGGCCCAGGCCCAGGCGGATGCCGCGCGCCTGGTGGCCGGGGCCGCCGGCAGTGGCGCAGCCGATGCCGAAGTGCCGGAGGCGTCGCTGGCGGCGGTGAACTTCCCGGCCAGGGCCTTCTATCTGCTTGCTGCGGTGGGACTCTGCGCCAGCAGCAGCGAGGCGCGCCGCGCCATTCAGGGCGGTGGGGTGCGGCTCGACGGCCAGAAGCTGGCCGATCCCAACCAGGAGTTCGCTGATACAGCCGTGCTGGATGGCAAGGTGCTGCAGCTGGGCAAGAAGACCTTCCGCCGTCTGGTGGCCGGATGA
- a CDS encoding DUF1825 family protein yields MAFFDSEIVQDEARRLFSDYQQLMQLGSDYGKFDRAGKKLYIDRMEELMDRYRVFMKRFELSEDFQAKLTVEQLRTQLGQFGLTPEVMFEQMHQTLERMKRELDQTA; encoded by the coding sequence ATGGCCTTCTTCGACTCCGAGATCGTTCAGGACGAGGCCCGCCGTCTGTTCAGTGATTACCAGCAGCTGATGCAGCTGGGCAGTGACTACGGCAAGTTCGACCGGGCTGGTAAGAAGCTCTACATCGATCGCATGGAAGAGCTGATGGACCGCTATCGCGTGTTCATGAAACGCTTCGAGCTCTCGGAGGATTTCCAGGCCAAGCTCACCGTGGAGCAATTGCGCACCCAGCTCGGCCAATTCGGCCTCACCCCCGAAGTGATGTTTGAGCAGATGCACCAGACCCTCGAACGCATGAAACGCGAACTCGATCAGACGGCCTGA
- a CDS encoding response regulator transcription factor yields the protein MDFTPHLPRLQNPDLSSLEVIRGRRAVVAMGSPALLTFFCHYPSQLRITGAATTAQEVLDLLIKNKPHVLIATDHLEHGCGIDLVVQAKQLQAKLRTLLIATQPQRSQRLKAAIKAGCNGICLESRIGFGTLRAAIGAVRGGGVYIDSGLADLFRQVHADHTPLRPITQRETQVLTLVTQGHSNPEIGAQLFLSPDTVKSHIQNLRHKLQARDRTHAAVIGLCRGLVPWPDT from the coding sequence GTGGATTTCACCCCGCACCTGCCGCGCCTGCAGAACCCTGACCTCAGCAGCCTGGAGGTGATCCGTGGCCGCAGAGCCGTGGTCGCCATGGGGAGCCCGGCCCTGCTCACGTTCTTCTGCCACTACCCCTCACAGCTGCGGATCACCGGAGCGGCCACCACCGCCCAGGAAGTTCTTGATTTGCTGATCAAAAACAAGCCCCACGTGCTGATCGCCACCGACCATCTGGAACACGGCTGTGGCATCGACCTCGTGGTGCAGGCCAAGCAGCTCCAGGCGAAACTGCGGACCCTGCTGATCGCCACCCAACCCCAACGCAGCCAGCGCCTCAAGGCGGCGATAAAGGCTGGATGCAACGGCATCTGTCTCGAATCACGCATCGGGTTCGGCACGCTGCGTGCGGCGATCGGTGCGGTGCGCGGCGGCGGGGTCTACATCGATTCCGGCCTGGCCGATCTGTTCAGGCAGGTCCATGCCGACCACACCCCTCTGCGGCCCATCACCCAGCGCGAGACCCAGGTGCTCACCCTGGTGACGCAGGGCCACTCCAACCCGGAGATCGGCGCCCAGCTGTTTCTGTCGCCGGACACCGTGAAAAGCCATATCCAGAACCTTCGCCACAAACTGCAGGCGCGCGATCGCACCCATGCCGCTGTGATTGGCCTCTGCCGGGGGCTGGTGCCCTGGCCAGACACCTGA
- a CDS encoding GIY-YIG nuclease family protein has translation MSSRGQPRQGELFAGTPASITGLSAATNPARPDTLPLLRRQILAWQGALAAHQQPLFSATAAGLDPTAQQGLLFGPASQPQRLAGQLDPLSLTPQSLSFWRWPSSSHQGAAVYLVMDRPAEAPCPLLLYVGETSRADRRWKGDHDCKSYLSTYGEALRAAGLQPQLSIRFWCDVPATTAARRAVEQALIQQWLPPFNKETRERWSTPFTALQD, from the coding sequence ATGAGCAGCCGCGGCCAGCCACGCCAGGGGGAATTGTTCGCCGGCACGCCGGCCTCCATCACAGGCCTCTCGGCCGCGACCAATCCGGCAAGACCGGACACCCTGCCGCTGTTACGCCGCCAGATCCTCGCCTGGCAAGGGGCCCTGGCGGCCCACCAGCAGCCCCTGTTCAGCGCCACCGCCGCGGGCCTGGATCCCACCGCCCAGCAGGGCCTCCTGTTCGGCCCAGCGAGTCAGCCTCAGCGGCTGGCTGGCCAGCTGGATCCGCTCAGCCTCACGCCCCAGAGCCTGTCGTTCTGGCGCTGGCCCAGCAGCTCCCACCAGGGTGCCGCCGTGTATCTGGTGATGGACCGGCCCGCCGAAGCCCCCTGCCCCCTGCTGCTCTACGTGGGCGAAACCAGCCGCGCCGACCGGCGCTGGAAGGGGGATCACGACTGCAAGAGCTATCTCAGCACCTACGGCGAGGCCCTGCGCGCCGCCGGCCTGCAACCCCAGCTGAGCATCCGCTTCTGGTGCGACGTGCCCGCCACGACCGCAGCCCGACGCGCCGTGGAGCAGGCCCTGATCCAACAGTGGCTGCCACCGTTTAACAAGGAGACGCGCGAGCGCTGGAGCACCCCATTCACCGCCCTGCAGGACTGA
- a CDS encoding leucyl aminopeptidase: MQFRCLPATSATPLGDWSGDTLVLGLLAGDDGQPLLGPLEALLGAGLRQRLEQRAFKAKPAEVLAFERVGVEPAAVVVVGLGEAEGFNLDGLRSAVAKAARTAAASGGRHLGLAFPLTSLPAETTPAIAAAAMAEAVRLSLYADQRFRSEAEPKPRPDTVTLIGLDDAADTALSRVGAVCAGVELARELVAAPPNVVTPQALADAALAIAEAYGAELKVLERSDCQALGMGAYLGVAQGSDLPPKFIHLTIRPEGDIQRRVALVGKGLTFDSGGYNLKTGGSQIEMMKYDMGGSAAVLGAARALAELRPAGVEVHVIVAACENMISGGAVHPGDIVTASNGKTIEINNTDAEGRLTLADALIYACKLEPDAVVDLATLTGACVIALGEEIAGLWSTSDALAAALLQAGQVGGESFWRMPLRASYRSGLKSPVADMKNTGPRPGGSITAALFLQDFVTKDLPWAHLDIAGTVWSDKGRGMDPAGATGFGVRTLVQWVQAGATA, translated from the coding sequence ATGCAGTTTCGTTGCCTCCCCGCAACCTCCGCCACCCCCCTCGGCGACTGGAGCGGCGACACCCTGGTGCTGGGGTTGCTCGCGGGAGATGACGGGCAGCCGTTGCTCGGACCGCTGGAAGCCCTGCTTGGCGCTGGCCTGCGACAGCGGCTGGAACAACGGGCCTTCAAGGCCAAGCCAGCGGAGGTGCTCGCCTTCGAACGGGTGGGCGTCGAGCCGGCAGCCGTGGTCGTGGTGGGGCTGGGCGAGGCGGAGGGATTCAATCTCGATGGCTTGCGCAGCGCCGTCGCCAAGGCCGCCCGCACCGCGGCCGCTTCCGGTGGTCGCCACCTCGGCCTGGCCTTCCCCCTGACCAGCCTGCCGGCCGAGACAACCCCCGCCATCGCCGCAGCGGCAATGGCCGAGGCCGTGCGGCTCAGCCTCTACGCCGACCAACGCTTCCGCAGCGAGGCCGAACCCAAGCCCCGCCCGGACACGGTGACCCTGATCGGCCTGGATGACGCGGCCGATACCGCCCTCAGCCGCGTGGGGGCAGTCTGCGCCGGCGTGGAGCTGGCCCGTGAACTGGTGGCCGCGCCCCCCAACGTGGTCACCCCCCAGGCTCTCGCCGACGCGGCCTTGGCCATCGCCGAGGCCTATGGCGCCGAGCTGAAGGTGCTGGAGCGGAGCGACTGCCAGGCCCTGGGCATGGGGGCCTACCTGGGCGTGGCCCAGGGCTCGGATCTGCCGCCCAAGTTCATCCACCTCACCATCCGCCCCGAAGGCGACATCCAGCGGCGCGTGGCCCTGGTGGGCAAGGGGCTCACCTTCGACTCAGGCGGCTACAACCTCAAGACGGGCGGATCCCAGATTGAGATGATGAAGTACGACATGGGCGGCAGCGCCGCCGTGCTGGGGGCAGCGCGTGCCCTTGCCGAGCTGCGGCCCGCGGGGGTGGAGGTGCATGTGATCGTGGCCGCCTGCGAAAACATGATCAGCGGTGGTGCCGTCCACCCCGGCGACATCGTCACCGCCTCCAACGGCAAGACGATCGAGATCAACAACACCGATGCCGAAGGGCGGCTCACCCTGGCGGACGCCCTGATCTACGCCTGCAAGCTGGAACCGGATGCCGTGGTGGATCTGGCCACCCTGACCGGGGCGTGCGTGATCGCCCTGGGGGAGGAGATCGCCGGTCTCTGGTCGACCAGCGATGCGCTCGCCGCAGCCCTGCTGCAGGCCGGCCAGGTGGGCGGCGAGTCCTTCTGGCGCATGCCCCTGCGGGCTTCCTATCGCAGCGGCCTCAAGAGCCCCGTGGCCGACATGAAGAACACCGGTCCGCGCCCCGGCGGCTCGATCACTGCCGCCCTGTTCCTGCAGGACTTCGTGACCAAGGATCTGCCCTGGGCCCACCTCGATATCGCCGGCACGGTCTGGAGCGACAAGGGGCGGGGCATGGATCCGGCCGGGGCCACCGGCTTCGGGGTGCGCACTCTGGTGCAATGGGTGCAGGCGGGGGCCACCGCCTAG